A region from the Benincasa hispida cultivar B227 chromosome 8, ASM972705v1, whole genome shotgun sequence genome encodes:
- the LOC120084217 gene encoding EH domain-containing protein 1-like isoform X1: MEIGSGAIGSCSKEQLKIFQEWFGLADSDGDGRVTGNDAIQFFSMSHLSRPELKQVWAIADSKRQGYLGFNEFVTAMQLISLAQAGYDLNSDILKKAAGMEEIKLPVLEGLDALVVKTKRLTISSQHETNGTVQPMPPSSNPWFASKSGSKISHTAVTSIIDGLKKLYNEKLKPLEATYRFNDFVSPFLTSSDFDAKPMVMLLGQYSTGKTTFIKHLLKCNYPGAHIGPEPTTDRFVVVMSGPDERSVPGNTIAVQADMPFSGLTTFGGAFLSKFECSQMPHPLLDQITFVDTPGVLSGEKQRTQRSYDFTGVISWFAAKCDLILLLFDPHKLDISDEFKRVIGSLRGQDDKIRVVLNKADQVDTQQLMRVYGALMWSLGKVLNTPEVVRVYIGSFNDKPVNEASVGPIGRDLFVKEQDDLLADLIDIPKKACDRRINEFVKRARAAKIHAYIISHLKKEMPAMMGKAKTQQRLIDNLEDEFGKVQREYHLPAGDFPNVEHFREVLNGYSIDKFEKLKPKMIQAVDDMLGYDIPELLKNFKNPYE, translated from the exons ATGGAGATTGGATCGGGTGCGATCGGGTCTTGCTCGAAAGAGCAGCTTAAGATCTTTCAGGAATGGTTCGGTTTGGCCGACTCAG ATGGAGATGGTCGTGTTACTGGAAATGATGCCATACAGTTCTTCTCCATGTCTCATCTTTCTCGCCCTGAGCTCAAACAG GTTTGGGCTATTGCAGACTCCAAACGACAAGGATATTTAGGGTTCAATGAGTTCGTTACTGCTATGCAG cttatttctttagcacaagCAGGGTATGACCTGAACTCAGACATCCTCAAGAAAGCAG CCGGCATGGAGGAAATTAAACTTCCAGTGCTAGAAGGCTTGGACGCTTTAGTTGTT AAGACTAAGAGATTAACAATATCTAGCCAACACGAAACAAATG GAACTGTTCAACCTATGCCACCGTCATCAAATCCATGGTTTGCTTCAAAATCTGGGAGCAAG ATATCCCATACTGCGGTTACATCAATAATTGACGGTTTGAAGAAACTGTACAATGAAAAGCTGAAGCCTCTGGAAGCTACTTATCGGTTTAATGATTTTGTGTCCCCATTCCTG ACAAGCAGTGATTTTGATGCTAAGCCAATGGTAATGTTGCTGGGCCAATATTCAACTGGAAAGACAACATTCATCAAACACTTGTTAAAATGTAATTATCCAG gaGCTCACATAGGACCTGAGCCAACAACTGATAGATTTGTAGTAGTTATG TCTGGACCAGATGAGAGAAGTGTTCCCGGAAACACTATTGCTGTTCAAGCAGACATGCCATTCTCTGGTTTGACAACCTTTGGTGGAGCGTTCTTGTCAAAGTTTGAATGTTCTCAAATGCCGCATCCT CTCCTCGATCAAATTACATTTGTGGATACTCCTGGGGTTCTATCTGGGGAAAAGCAACGCACACAGAGAAGCTATGATTTCACAGGGGTTATATCATGGTTTGCAGCAAAATGCGATCTCATCCTTCTTTTGTTTGATCCCCATAAACTGGATATCAGCGACGAGTTCAAGCGTGTGATAGGATCTCTTCGTGGTCAAGATGATAAGATTCGAGTTGTTCTCAATAAAGCAGATCAAGTTGATACTCAACAA TTAATGAGAGTATATGGAGCATTGATGTGGTCTCTCGGTAAAGTGTTGAATACTCCAGAAGTCGTTCGTGTTTATATTGG GTCATTTAACGATAAGCCTGTTAACGAAGCCTCTGTTGGCCCAATTGGTCGCGATCTTTTTGTGAAGGAACAAGATGACCTCTTAGCAGACTTGATTGATATTCCAAAGAAAGCATGTGACCGTCGG ATTAACGAATTTGTAAAACGCGCCAGAGCGGCTAAGATTCATGCCTATATAATCAGCCACCTTAAAAAGGAGATGCCTGCCATGATGGGCAAAGCTAAAACTCAACAACGGCTTATTGATAATCTTGAAGATGAATTTGGAAAG GTTCAAAGGGAGTACCACCTACCGGCCGGGGACTTCCCAAATGTGGAGCATTTTAGGGAGGTATTAAATGGGTATAGTATTgataaatttgagaaattgaagcCTAAAATGATTCAAGCTGTGGATGACATGCTTGGCTATGACATCCCAGAGCTTCTGAAGAACTTCAAAAATCCTtatgagtaa
- the LOC120082711 gene encoding tropinone reductase-like 3, with translation MDNRKMGKRFEGKVAIVTASTQGIGFQIAHRLALEGASVVISSRRQINVDEAVEKLKAQGLEVLGIVCHVSNAQQRKNLVEKTIQKYGKIDVVVSNAAVNPSVESILQTQESVLEKLWDINVKASVLLLQEVAPHLQKGSSVVLISSIEGYQPSALLAMYGVTKTALLGLTKALAAEMAPDTRVNCVAPGFVPTHFAGFLVTNEAVRKGVESKTLLNRLGTTEDMAAATAFLASDDASYITGETLVVAGGMPSRL, from the exons ATGGATAATAGGAAGATGGGGAAAAGGTTTGAGGGGAAGGTCGCCATTGTTACTGCTTCAACTCAAGGTATCGGCTTCCAAATTGCTCACCGTCTCGCCTTGGAAGGCGCCTCCGTCGTTATTTCTTCCCGCAGACAG ATAAATGTCGACGAGGCAGTTGAAAAACTCAAAGCTCAAGGACTTGAAGTGTTAGGGATCGTTTGTCATGTATCAAATGCACAGCAAAGGAAGAATCTGGTGGAAAAGACTATTCAG aaatatggaaaaatagatgTAGTTGTATCGAATGCAGCTGTCAATCCATCAGTCGAATCCATCTTGCAAACTCAAGAATCCGTCCTTGAAAAACTGTGGGACATAAATGTTAAAGCTTCAGTCCTCCTTCTGCAG GAAGTAGCTCCTCACTTGCAGAAAGGCTCTTCAGTTGTTCTGATTTCCTCCATTGAAGGATACCAGCCTTCTGCCTTATTGGCCATGTATGGAGTGACAAAAACAGCCCTTCTTGGACTGACAAAG GCTCTTGCTGCGGAGATGGCCCCTGACACTCGTGTAAACTGTGTCGCTCCTGGTTTCGTGCCAACACACTTTGCTGGTTTTCTTGTGACTAATGAAGCCGTT AGGAAGGGGGTTGAGTCAAAGACTTTACTCAACCGGCTTGGTACGACTGAAGACATGGCTGCTGCCACTGCCTTCCTGGCATCAGACGACGCTTCATATATTACCGGGGAAACTCTGGTTGTAGCTGGGGGGATGCCTTCCAGACTCTAG
- the LOC120084217 gene encoding EH domain-containing protein 1-like isoform X2, with protein MEIGSGAIGSCSKEQLKIFQEWFGLADSDGDGRVTGNDAIQFFSMSHLSRPELKQVWAIADSKRQGYLGFNEFVTAMQLISLAQAGYDLNSDILKKAAGMEEIKLPVLEGLDALVVTKRLTISSQHETNGTVQPMPPSSNPWFASKSGSKISHTAVTSIIDGLKKLYNEKLKPLEATYRFNDFVSPFLTSSDFDAKPMVMLLGQYSTGKTTFIKHLLKCNYPGAHIGPEPTTDRFVVVMSGPDERSVPGNTIAVQADMPFSGLTTFGGAFLSKFECSQMPHPLLDQITFVDTPGVLSGEKQRTQRSYDFTGVISWFAAKCDLILLLFDPHKLDISDEFKRVIGSLRGQDDKIRVVLNKADQVDTQQLMRVYGALMWSLGKVLNTPEVVRVYIGSFNDKPVNEASVGPIGRDLFVKEQDDLLADLIDIPKKACDRRINEFVKRARAAKIHAYIISHLKKEMPAMMGKAKTQQRLIDNLEDEFGKVQREYHLPAGDFPNVEHFREVLNGYSIDKFEKLKPKMIQAVDDMLGYDIPELLKNFKNPYE; from the exons ATGGAGATTGGATCGGGTGCGATCGGGTCTTGCTCGAAAGAGCAGCTTAAGATCTTTCAGGAATGGTTCGGTTTGGCCGACTCAG ATGGAGATGGTCGTGTTACTGGAAATGATGCCATACAGTTCTTCTCCATGTCTCATCTTTCTCGCCCTGAGCTCAAACAG GTTTGGGCTATTGCAGACTCCAAACGACAAGGATATTTAGGGTTCAATGAGTTCGTTACTGCTATGCAG cttatttctttagcacaagCAGGGTATGACCTGAACTCAGACATCCTCAAGAAAGCAG CCGGCATGGAGGAAATTAAACTTCCAGTGCTAGAAGGCTTGGACGCTTTAGTTGTT ACTAAGAGATTAACAATATCTAGCCAACACGAAACAAATG GAACTGTTCAACCTATGCCACCGTCATCAAATCCATGGTTTGCTTCAAAATCTGGGAGCAAG ATATCCCATACTGCGGTTACATCAATAATTGACGGTTTGAAGAAACTGTACAATGAAAAGCTGAAGCCTCTGGAAGCTACTTATCGGTTTAATGATTTTGTGTCCCCATTCCTG ACAAGCAGTGATTTTGATGCTAAGCCAATGGTAATGTTGCTGGGCCAATATTCAACTGGAAAGACAACATTCATCAAACACTTGTTAAAATGTAATTATCCAG gaGCTCACATAGGACCTGAGCCAACAACTGATAGATTTGTAGTAGTTATG TCTGGACCAGATGAGAGAAGTGTTCCCGGAAACACTATTGCTGTTCAAGCAGACATGCCATTCTCTGGTTTGACAACCTTTGGTGGAGCGTTCTTGTCAAAGTTTGAATGTTCTCAAATGCCGCATCCT CTCCTCGATCAAATTACATTTGTGGATACTCCTGGGGTTCTATCTGGGGAAAAGCAACGCACACAGAGAAGCTATGATTTCACAGGGGTTATATCATGGTTTGCAGCAAAATGCGATCTCATCCTTCTTTTGTTTGATCCCCATAAACTGGATATCAGCGACGAGTTCAAGCGTGTGATAGGATCTCTTCGTGGTCAAGATGATAAGATTCGAGTTGTTCTCAATAAAGCAGATCAAGTTGATACTCAACAA TTAATGAGAGTATATGGAGCATTGATGTGGTCTCTCGGTAAAGTGTTGAATACTCCAGAAGTCGTTCGTGTTTATATTGG GTCATTTAACGATAAGCCTGTTAACGAAGCCTCTGTTGGCCCAATTGGTCGCGATCTTTTTGTGAAGGAACAAGATGACCTCTTAGCAGACTTGATTGATATTCCAAAGAAAGCATGTGACCGTCGG ATTAACGAATTTGTAAAACGCGCCAGAGCGGCTAAGATTCATGCCTATATAATCAGCCACCTTAAAAAGGAGATGCCTGCCATGATGGGCAAAGCTAAAACTCAACAACGGCTTATTGATAATCTTGAAGATGAATTTGGAAAG GTTCAAAGGGAGTACCACCTACCGGCCGGGGACTTCCCAAATGTGGAGCATTTTAGGGAGGTATTAAATGGGTATAGTATTgataaatttgagaaattgaagcCTAAAATGATTCAAGCTGTGGATGACATGCTTGGCTATGACATCCCAGAGCTTCTGAAGAACTTCAAAAATCCTtatgagtaa